ctAACAAGATGCTTATTAGTTATTTTGTTGACTCTATGTGCTTCTACTAATCCATGTAATTAGCCAGTGATTTTGTTGATATTAATTTGCTTTCTAAATGGAACTTCACTATAATTATTAAGAATATAATTAGTTACAACATATTTAAACTAATATATCTATTAGACATAGAGAGTGTGATCaaagttgtaacttgtaagagagAATCATAGCCATAATAAAcactttttttggtaaaattctTGATTTCATTGGAACATATTTATTACCTCTCTTTAAAGGTTAGACACGTTGTCCGGAAGagcaattaattaaaaacattagCGTGGCGGATATTTCGTTCATGTAAGGTCAAACTCTATGAACCTGCCTCACATGATTAGGCTGCCATAATAAACCGAATTTAGGattatatactgtattttaaatttgCACAATACTCATTTCTAggcataataaaattaattttaaaaaaatatttccatttGTTTGTCCATTTAAGtgctattaaatattaataagaaCTACACTGTTATtgtttataaacttatatattattctttttttatttgtcaacatttatatatttttctttttgtcgtaTAAAGTGAGAAATTATATATACCAAGTCAAAGGAGAGGTTATTTCTttctgtttaaatattttctgtATTCATGAACAACAACTAaaggagagaaaataaaagaggatACAAGGAATAGTGGACCAAGAAAGTAGAAACGGTAGCAAATTGCCAAATTAAACGTTATAATCGAAGCCATTAATAACgaaaatacattatatatattgccattaatatatattagtaattaGAGAAAGAGAATCTTAAAAGACTTTGACTGCATTCTTAGACCAATGTACATAATCTCTTCTTATAAATAATTCCTTTCATTCTCACAaacaatcttataaaaaaaatatcatttacttATATCAATTAATTATGACAAGACCTGCTCTCTCCTCTTGTCTATCCTCATGTCTCTTTGTCTTTGCCTTGCTTGTGAGTTTTGCCGCAGCAGCCGAAAATGAACAAGACAAACAGGTAATTGCACAAATTATCCTTTTTTAGTTAACATGGTCATATCATGGTTCTAATTATATGACTTATGAGCAACCATGATGCTGATGCTGATGATATATCCGTAGGTGTATATTGTATACATGGGTGCACTCCCTGCTCGTGTTGACTACATGCCAATGTCCCATCATGCTAGTATTCTTCAAGATGTCACCGGAGAGAGGTGCAATGATTTAATCCAATTTTATAGATCAGAGTGTTTATGTGATTATATGTATATGGTTTCATGTCTATCGatcaaattaaaattcataGATCCTCTAACAAATGATTCTTTTTTATCAAAGTTCGATCGAGGATCGTTTGGTTAGGAATTATAAAAGGAGTTTCAACGGATTCGCAGCCTGGCTAACCGAATTCGAAAGAGAGATACTAGCAAGTAAGTGTAATTAACTCAAATTACTAATCTTCTCTATACAATAACATTAACTCtatatgatttaattgttttgttattactTCTTAGGTATGGACGAAGTTGTGTCTGTGTTTCCAAGCAAGATACTGAAGCTCCAAACAACGACGTCCTGGAATTTTATGGGCCTCAAAGAAGGCAAAAGGACAAAGCGAAACAATCTTGTAGAGAGCGATACAATCATTGGTGTTATCGACAGTGGAATCTACCCTGAATCGGACAGCTTCAGCGGCAAAGGCTTTGGTCCCCCTCCTAAAAAATGGAAAGGTGTTTGCGAAGGTGGCAGAAACTTCACTTGCAACAAGTATGAAACCCCTTAAACTTATTATACAATTGAAATGTGTTAGGATTTGATTTGTCAAATTTTAAGGTTGAAATGAATGTGAACGATCTGGTGGCTGTACACAGCAAGCTTATTGGAGCACGGTACTACACACCCAAACTAGAAGGGTTTGCTGAGTCAGCGAGGGACAACATGGGACATGGCTCACACACAGCATCCACGGCAGCTGGAAACGCTGTGAAGCACGTAAGCTTTTATGGACTCGGTAATGGAACCGTGAGAGGTGGCGTCCCAGCTGCTAGAATAGCGGTTTATAAAGTATGTGACCCTGGCGTCAATGGGTGCACCACTGATGGAATTCTAGCCGCATTTGACGATGCCATAGCAGACAAGGTAGACCTTATTACCATCTCCATAGGTGGGGATAACGGTTCACCGTTCGAGGCAGACCCTATCGCTATCGGGGCTTTCCATGCCATGGCCAAGGGAATCCTCACTATAAATTCCGCAGGAAACAGTGGTCCACAACGTAGCACAGTCTCGAGCATTGCGCCTTGGATCTTCACTGTTGCTGCTAGTAATACAAACCGCGCATTTGTCACCAAAGTTGTTCTCGGGAACGGCAAGACAGTTGTCGTAAGTACCAAGAAACAAATCCATCATTCCTTTAAAACAACTTCCTCGTTTAACATTAATGCTTGTTGTGGAACAGGGAAGATCGGTAAACTCGTTTGAACTTAACGGAAGGAAGCACCCTCTTGTATACGGGCAATCAGCTTCAAGTAGTTGCGGTGATGCTTCAGCCAGGTAACTTCTATTCCAAGAAACATTTTATCTTTGTAAACTATTTTGGTCTTCACATAGCAGGTTTTAATGGTAAATGCTGTTTCAGGTTCTGCTCACCAGGGTGTCTAGACAGTAAACTTGTGAAAGGAAAGATTGTGTTATGCGATTCCCCGCAAAATTCAGATGTAGCTCAAGCTATGGGAGCCGTTGCATCCATTGTTAAGAGTCGCAATGGAGATGTGGCATTAATCTTCTCTTTTCCAGTGTCTATTCTATCGGAAGACGAATATAACACTGTCCTCTCGTATATGAACTCCACAATGTACAAACCCATCTCtctgttttaattttacaaCTAGTACTCCATCGTATAGCTCcatctttatttcatttttatttttttggccaGAAACCCCAAAGCAACTGTTCTGAAAAGTGAGACTATCTTTAATCAGAAAGCTCCAGTCGTTGCTTCCTACTCTTCTCGTGGCCCAAACACAATCATTCCTGATATCTTGAAGGTATATATAGAAACACAGAAGAGCTAAGTTTCTTCTAGTTGTCATTCTAACATTCTTATGTCTGATTAaatgatgaatttgattttcAGCCAGATATAACAGCGCCTGGATCAGAGATCCTTGCTGCTTATTCTCCTGATGGCCCACCAAGCAAATCAGACACAAGACGTGTAAAGTACTCTGTTGATACAGGAACTTCAATGTCTTGCCCGCATGTTGCTGGTGTAGCCGCCTACCTAAAAACGTTCCACCCAAGCTGGTCTCCTTCCATGATCCAATCCGCCATCATGACTACCGgtaagcaaaaataaaatcactttgttttttttctttacaacatAAGTTTCTTGTAttgcaagaaaattaaaatactctgtttttgatgGGTTTCGTGTAGCTTGGCCAATGAGTGCATCTACTTCTCCATTTAACGAGATGGCCGAGTTTGCCTACGGAGCGGGCCATGTCGATCCGATAGCTGCAGTTCATCCTGGACTCGTTTATGAAGCTACTAAATCCGACCACATCGCCTTTCTTTGTGGCTTGAACTACACCGGGAAGAACTTAAGACTCATNCTCtgtccttgttttttttctttaaaacataaGTTTCTTGTATtgcaagaaaatttaaaatactctgtttttgatgGGTTTCGTGTAGCTTGGCCAATGAGTGTATCTACTTCTCCATTTAACGAGATGGCCGAGTTTGCCTACGGAGCGGGCCATGTCGATCCGATAGCTGCAGTTCATCCTGGACTCGTTTATGAAGCTACTAAATCCGACCACATCGCCTTTCTTTGTGGCTTGAACTACACCGGGAAGAACTTAAGACTCATTTCCGGTGATAGCAGCAGTTGCACTAAAGAACAAAGTAATTCATTACCCCGAAACCTAAACTATCCATCGATGACTGCTCAAGTCTCGGCGGCAGAACCGTTCAAACTGACTTTCCATAGAACAGTCACTAATGTTGGTATGGGTAACGGCACCTACAAAGCAAAGGTAGTGGGATCTAAACTCAACGTCAAGGTGTTTCCAGAAGTCTTGTTTCTGAAGTCCTTGCACATGAAGAAGTCCTTCAAGGTGACTGTTTCAGGCAAAGGTCCCGAAGCTGATCAAAATTTTGTGTCCGCACACCTGATATGGTCTGATGGTGTTCATTCTGTGAGAAGCCCCATTGTTGTTTATGCTACGAACTGATTAGTCAAAATTAGTTCTTGTCTCTAAACATTATCGCCAGTTATGATTGTTTATTTTACTTGTCATGATATGTTTGTTGTTTAGGAGGTTTCTAATTCGTTCACCCATTTAAAGTCAAAACATCTTTGTCGGATTTGCTTATTGGTTCGAAATTCAACATTGTTATATGagagttttgatttaatttggaTAACGATCAAATGTATCAACCATCTTAAAGTCTTACTAATCAGCGTGTTTTATGCATTTGAAATCTATCACTGTTAACAAAGAAGTatacatttgtttttatttaattttatattagtttgatttatttttaaatatagtattaCGTGAGATAGAATTGTTCAATgttaaccaaaatatttgattttttttttgtcaaccaaaatatttgtttctttgtacTTCAAAAAACATAAGAATCCTGAAAGTTTAGTAAAATAACAGAGGATTCTCTCCTAATTACAGAATTGATCGAATATGAAATTCAAATCTCTCGAAAGCACGAGATCTTACGTACAACTGTTCAGGAGCTTGATCTAAACAAGATCAGTAATGGATTTCTAACAAATATGGTGCCTAATAATATGTGTAAATTAGTTACAGAAATTATGCTATAAATGATCGCATATAGTACAGTCAAACattaattttgataaatcataaatgtaGATAGTTAACATGGTCAAACCtatgaaataatttatttatttctttttcttaaacaattttttggtatATGTAAACAAATAAGCTTGTAGTTTGGATtcgaaaattcaaaaataaaggAAATCAAGTCAATTATTCATTCTCTTATGCAAACTACATTTATTAGTTTCCATATTAATAAACACAAGTTTTATAACAATTGGATATTTAACGTGAACATCAGTAGAGAGTAAAATAATAacaactagattatgacccgcggtaTATCGCgggacaagtttttttttttttccaaccaaacattaatttagaaaataactccaagattggttgcccaaaccggaggataaaagtttacaaaagaagtctCAGAAGATAAAGATCTCGAAGAACGAGCCAGACAATCTGCCCGTATGTTTgacaagttttttatttatttttcaatgtactattttaatactaattttgctaatgtactcttttgttaatttttgtgatttagtatataattcgtGGTATACCGCccgacaattttttttaatataatcttaattaaatcagtttgattcgacatattttatatttgtgttgttaaaatagtataataaagatttaacctgtattgaagtatcatattaatgatattttattttttagtattatcaattcaatcatgtaatatcatataatccgtcatgtaatataactcttttgtgttattttaaaaatttaatatttttaaatattcataattttaaacattttattaagtttagatatatcagttataaattataaactttttaaaattctgtaatttactatatacagtaaatttacgatatatgtatgttgaacacacactttttatattaattgaataatatatgttcgtttaaaaaaattcaaatcacaatatatgcaagaaaaaatatatatttttatcaactttatgtattatatgatgattcgctacatttaaattttaaaatcaaaaaagatgataggagaataattttttttaatatggaataaatcttctaaaaatctatattaattttaaaatattatatatatggatatttaaaatatcttaattctgtttggttataaggacaATAGAGAGAATtaaaacttgtttggatatgaatataagcattaaatgacattaaatgtaaaaacttttcaaaactgatttttgagcaaaaactgctgcaaaaatactattatagatTCAGTTATGTATTAATAGTTGgcaaagaaagataaagaagagatGGCTCCCTATCCTCCATGTTGGTCTGGTGCTTGTGAAGATCCAGAGTGTTGTGCTGGTGGTATTACTTCTATTctcattttcatttcattttatttttaacagtaATATATTGTTGAGAGGATCGGTCGGGTTACTTTCGGTTCGGATTTTGCCTTAGATACATCATACATGTATGTAAGGATTAAACATTTCTAGTTATTAATTCCTTAAAAGTACAAactacataattaaattaaaatctaccCAATCCTATAATGTAGTGTCATATGTTGCATATTTTGGAACTAAAAAACTTTCCATATAAAAAAAGGGCCAAGTGAAGATTTAAAAAAGCCTTACGCGTTGTCTCAGACGTCTGAACTTTTTGTAGAGAGAACCAAGCATTTGTGGTAACGTCATCAACATCCACTACagaatatgtttttctttggaTATCAAGTCACTTTTCAcacttttctttatatattttaagcaTTTTGGTGATTTTCAAAACTGTGTACcggttgtttttgttttgtgtatacCACAATTCTCGTCTATTTGTCAGATGTAATATGCCCCATTCTTCCTGATCATTaatgatgattttgttcttgcATCCGGTCATTGTAGGTTATGTTTGGATGATAGTGACATTTTGACTTTCTCTTACAATGAGCACTCGAAGATGTGGCATTTCCAAGCATCAACGAGCTGATAAATTTTGTGGTGAATGGGCAAATTGGATACTAACTGTTGGGGGTGCCTTGTTGAGCACATTGTCTATTTGATTTGGTTAGAAGCTAAAGCAGTCACTTGATTTTCAATGCCTCTACTGGATTAAGGGAGGGATGAACTAAAAAAATCTGACGacacttttcaaaaaaaagacaaatggAAAGCCTCctaaattgtgattttttctatCGGATTTCTCATGTAAAAATGTATCCAAAGTCTccaaaaatctatattttgattttttatttaaaaaaattactttgaataacaattgcttttatatgattttgacaaattattaattgaataataaaatattgtgagtgattttcaatgattttatagaaattccaaattgaataacattgaatttgagaagtaatttaaaaatcataagttAAATAACAGatagttttaataaaaaaaccaaaatcctccaaaatcctcaTTTGAATACCCCCCTCGTAAAGTTTTCAGGATAAATTCTTTCATGTGTAattggttagttttttttgcaATTAAGGTTAAGGTTTTTTGCATAGTGGCTATATACCGATCATGTAGTTTGGTCCGTTCAAATTAAAGCAACTAGAAATTAGCCTGGCCACTTTTTTCTGTGTTGAATTAAGTGGagaatttgttacaaaaaaaaccctttttGAGATGTC
The sequence above is drawn from the Camelina sativa cultivar DH55 chromosome 4, Cs, whole genome shotgun sequence genome and encodes:
- the LOC104783853 gene encoding subtilisin-like protease SBT4.5 — protein: MTRPALSSCLSSCLFVFALLVSFAAAAENEQDKQVYIVYMGALPARVDYMPMSHHASILQDVTGESSIEDRLVRNYKRSFNGFAAWLTEFEREILASMDEVVSVFPSKILKLQTTTSWNFMGLKEGKRTKRNNLVESDTIIGVIDSGIYPESDSFSGKGFGPPPKKWKGVCEGGRNFTCNNKLIGARYYTPKLEGFAESARDNMGHGSHTASTAAGNAVKHVSFYGLGNGTVRGGVPAARIAVYKVCDPGVNGCTTDGILAAFDDAIADKVDLITISIGGDNGSPFEADPIAIGAFHAMAKGILTINSAGNSGPQRSTVSSIAPWIFTVAASNTNRAFVTKVVLGNGKTVVGRSVNSFELNGRKHPLVYGQSASSSCGDASARFCSPGCLDSKLVKGKIVLCDSPQNSDVAQAMGAVASIVKSRNGDVALIFSFPVSILSEDEYNTVLSYMNSTINPKATVLKSETIFNQKAPVVASYSSRGPNTIIPDILKPDITAPGSEILAAYSPDGPPSKSDTRRVKYSVDTGTSMSCPHVAGVAAYLKTFHPSWSPSMIQSAIMTTAWPMSVSTSPFNEMAEFAYGAGHVDPIAAVHPGLVYEATKSDHIAFLCGLNYTGKNLRLISGDSSSCTKEQSNSLPRNLNYPSMTAQVSAAEPFKLTFHRTVTNVGMGNGTYKAKVVGSKLNVKVFPEVLFLKSLHMKKSFKVTVSGKGPEADQNFVSAHLIWSDGVHSVRSPIVVYATN